One part of the uncultured Bacteroides sp. genome encodes these proteins:
- a CDS encoding glycoside hydrolase family 43 protein: MKTSKIKFSFLFAFMAIFSLCQTGSAQSGVKKKSLQVKSKNDPTFTQFVYQGDDDVYRENPLGDDEFYNPILQGCYPDPSITRKGNDYYLVNSSFSMFPGVPIFHSNDLVNWKQIGHVLDRTSQLKVETAGVSAGIYAPDIKYNPYNDTFYMITTQFASGIGNMVVKTKDPLKGWSDPIKLNFNGIDPSIFFDDNGKAYIVHNDAPDNGKELYNGHRVIKIWEYDLNTDQIIPGTDKIIVDGGVDIKKKPIWIEGPHLYKKNGRYYLMCAEGGTGDWHSEVIFVSNSPKGPFIPSGNNPILSQRYLRPERRNKIDWTGHADLVEGPGGKYYGVFLAIRPNEKNFVNSGRETFILPVDWSGEFPIFENGLIPMEPKLKLPKGVINRQGKDGFLPNGNFTYTEKFTSPNLAYSWIGMRGPREDFIHINPKGGVQIMPFNVNIKEVKPVSSLFYRQQHKNFTATTVLNYQPKVENDLAGLVCYQSERFNYVFGITKIKKDTYILLQRTEKGNSVILASAKIDASKPVQLQVTAKGNEYSFSYSENNGEFKNLGGMVSGDILSTNIAGGFTGSLIGLYATSANDALPE, encoded by the coding sequence ATGAAAACATCTAAAATTAAATTTAGTTTTTTATTTGCGTTTATGGCTATTTTCTCTTTATGCCAAACTGGTTCAGCGCAATCAGGTGTAAAGAAAAAGAGCTTACAGGTTAAGTCGAAAAATGATCCGACGTTTACACAGTTTGTATATCAGGGAGATGATGATGTCTATAGAGAAAATCCATTGGGTGATGACGAGTTTTATAATCCGATTTTGCAAGGTTGTTATCCTGATCCAAGTATAACCCGTAAAGGAAATGATTATTATTTGGTAAATTCTTCTTTCTCTATGTTTCCAGGGGTTCCTATCTTTCATTCCAATGATTTGGTTAATTGGAAACAAATAGGGCATGTACTCGACAGAACATCTCAACTGAAAGTGGAAACTGCCGGTGTAAGTGCTGGAATATATGCTCCGGACATTAAATATAATCCATATAATGATACTTTTTATATGATTACTACTCAATTTGCTTCTGGAATAGGCAATATGGTAGTTAAAACAAAAGATCCTTTAAAGGGTTGGAGCGATCCAATTAAATTAAATTTTAATGGTATTGACCCTTCTATCTTCTTCGATGATAACGGGAAAGCTTATATTGTACATAATGATGCTCCTGATAATGGAAAAGAACTGTACAATGGACATAGGGTGATTAAAATCTGGGAATATGATTTAAATACAGATCAGATTATTCCGGGAACAGATAAAATTATTGTTGATGGGGGAGTAGATATTAAAAAGAAACCAATTTGGATTGAAGGACCTCATTTATACAAAAAGAACGGTCGCTACTATTTGATGTGTGCTGAAGGTGGTACAGGCGATTGGCATAGTGAAGTCATTTTTGTGAGCAATAGTCCAAAGGGACCTTTTATTCCATCTGGAAACAATCCTATTCTTTCACAAAGATATTTACGTCCTGAAAGAAGAAATAAAATAGATTGGACTGGACATGCCGATCTTGTTGAAGGTCCGGGCGGAAAATATTATGGAGTTTTTCTGGCTATTCGTCCTAATGAAAAGAATTTTGTAAATAGTGGTCGCGAAACTTTTATCCTTCCAGTTGATTGGAGTGGTGAATTCCCTATTTTTGAAAATGGCCTTATTCCAATGGAACCTAAATTGAAATTACCAAAAGGCGTTATAAATCGTCAAGGAAAAGATGGTTTTTTGCCAAATGGTAATTTTACTTATACAGAAAAGTTCACTTCTCCCAATTTAGCTTATTCATGGATTGGAATGAGAGGTCCTCGTGAAGATTTTATTCATATCAATCCTAAAGGTGGTGTACAGATTATGCCTTTTAACGTGAATATTAAGGAAGTAAAACCGGTGTCTTCTCTTTTCTATAGACAACAACATAAAAATTTCACAGCTACAACAGTTTTGAACTATCAGCCTAAAGTAGAAAATGATTTGGCTGGATTAGTTTGCTACCAATCTGAGAGGTTTAATTATGTTTTTGGTATTACAAAGATTAAAAAGGATACATATATTTTGTTGCAAAGAACAGAGAAAGGAAACTCTGTAATTTTGGCAAGTGCAAAAATTGATGCATCAAAGCCTGTTCAATTGCAAGTAACAGCTAAAGGAAATGAGTATAGTTTTAGCTATTCCGAAAACAATGGTGAATTTAAGAATTTAGGAGGAATGGTGTCAGGAGATATTCTTTCGACTAATATAGCTGGCGGATTTACCGGAAGTTTAATTGGTTTGTATGCTACTTCGGCTAATGATGCTTTACCTGAATAG
- a CDS encoding RagB/SusD family nutrient uptake outer membrane protein, with protein MKKISKFCLLCSSAAILSSCMPDMDLNNPSQLSVDTYYKTAAQLELAVIPAYQCLISFNGVEGGYGRGAYYYMLLPGDDFEHTFKCVGEELYPDTYSTPPNQGNITSGWKGYFEGVYASNTAIEKISNFSGEISETVKNRLLGEAYFLRGLHYMHLCALFGETIPLVDHSAQNQSDYYPTNAKPGEIYALIIDDFKKASELLPLRSELYANVANKGRATKGTAQAYLAKAYMYRPILEKGKTAEFDKAAPLLKAVIDSKEYKLMDNFRANGLGGDNENNDESVFEVQMFNGTSWLGGDNSDSWKWQEIGVPDGTGSSWWNIAPNKKTYDEFEDGDPRRYMTLWCPGGAKYTELSGNVADWNYMMAHLSSDNDLYGTRKECPDYQIADIDDDINTRLMRYSDVLLMYAECLSETGNDSKAITDPTGPKYYIQQVRDRANKVVPSEQPHLWYQHSPGTIPNVDALLSSGKVINGVAMNSIKNIIEHERYVEFCGEYLRYFDLLRWGMADAKWLEPLKTLGWSEKAMYFPFPQSELNNNPNLKGNDMN; from the coding sequence ATGAAAAAAATATCAAAATTCTGCTTATTGTGCAGTTCTGCAGCAATTTTAAGTAGCTGTATGCCCGATATGGATTTGAATAATCCTTCGCAGTTATCTGTTGATACATATTACAAAACAGCAGCACAATTAGAACTTGCTGTAATACCGGCTTATCAGTGCTTAATCAGTTTTAATGGTGTTGAAGGTGGCTATGGTCGTGGGGCATATTATTATATGTTACTTCCTGGAGATGATTTCGAACATACTTTTAAATGTGTAGGTGAAGAACTTTATCCTGACACATATAGCACTCCTCCAAATCAAGGAAACATTACCTCAGGATGGAAAGGGTACTTTGAAGGTGTTTATGCATCTAATACAGCCATCGAAAAAATAAGTAATTTTAGTGGGGAAATATCTGAAACGGTTAAAAATAGATTGTTAGGTGAGGCTTATTTCTTGAGAGGCTTACATTATATGCACCTTTGTGCTCTCTTTGGAGAAACAATTCCATTGGTTGATCATTCAGCACAAAATCAATCTGATTATTATCCTACTAACGCAAAACCTGGTGAAATATATGCTTTGATTATTGATGATTTCAAAAAAGCTTCTGAACTTTTACCATTGCGTAGTGAACTTTATGCTAATGTGGCAAACAAAGGGCGTGCTACCAAAGGTACAGCGCAAGCATATTTAGCAAAAGCATATATGTATCGTCCTATTCTCGAGAAAGGAAAAACTGCCGAATTTGATAAAGCAGCTCCTTTATTGAAAGCTGTTATAGATAGTAAAGAATATAAGCTTATGGATAATTTTAGAGCTAATGGCTTGGGCGGAGATAACGAGAATAATGATGAATCTGTATTTGAAGTCCAGATGTTCAATGGTACAAGCTGGTTGGGTGGAGATAATTCTGATTCCTGGAAATGGCAAGAGATTGGAGTTCCTGACGGTACTGGTAGCTCTTGGTGGAATATCGCTCCTAACAAAAAGACTTATGATGAATTTGAAGATGGAGACCCAAGAAGATACATGACTCTATGGTGCCCGGGAGGAGCAAAATATACAGAATTATCAGGTAATGTTGCTGACTGGAATTATATGATGGCACATTTGTCTTCAGATAATGATCTTTATGGTACCAGAAAGGAATGTCCTGATTACCAGATTGCTGATATTGATGATGATATCAATACTCGTTTGATGCGTTATTCTGATGTATTATTAATGTATGCAGAGTGTTTAAGTGAGACTGGTAATGATAGTAAGGCTATTACAGATCCTACTGGTCCTAAATATTATATTCAGCAAGTTAGAGATAGAGCTAATAAAGTAGTTCCATCTGAACAACCACATTTATGGTATCAACATTCTCCTGGTACAATTCCTAATGTTGATGCGTTATTATCAAGTGGTAAAGTCATCAATGGTGTTGCCATGAATAGCATAAAGAATATTATTGAACATGAACGTTATGTTGAATTCTGTGGTGAGTATTTGCGCTATTTCGATTTACTCCGCTGGGGTATGGCTGATGCCAAATGGCTTGAACCATTGAAAACTTTAGGTTGGTCAGAAAAGGCTATGTATTTTCCTTTCCCTCAGTCTGAGTTGAACAATAATCCAAACCTGAAAGGTAATGACATGAATTAG